The Lycium barbarum isolate Lr01 chromosome 12, ASM1917538v2, whole genome shotgun sequence genome includes a region encoding these proteins:
- the LOC132621687 gene encoding zinc finger CCCH domain-containing protein 62 isoform X2 gives MRCEEKLLIIQWTIWGFRKLRKLRAELGKLTLTDYKAYLRLNGLRLSGTKEECIQRIIEHWRMKDGNGQRQYPRSSFTINCTGDVCKGDVVLFKQKVYKKFDKMTRGGEQLGKRTIAGRIVKESYGAAKQQHTFTVEVLWSQGVKKLPPLFPLLVKGRNLYKLKTFRQRWKNEKERLEVLAEKHKRGEAARLIRAKRKSRSIKPTKASSKNQVTKHQKLDHHRRPSEMTQPSNGKKHNCSNDERGKAMVGNKRTKHHQRKPRPPGRLNLTESRNSRPPMRNPNFVPAFRETPLPLNYPSANNSLHFESDAYSHRVPYSYSSNWGSAPRSHLSSYSYAPPAPEHQQYGHGSYPNSSYTRYVSQSSNFPYSPGMVGTHRSSGSTPFVNYERRWNP, from the exons ATGAGATGTGAAGAAAAGTTACTCATTATTCAATGGACAATTTGGG GTTTTAGAAAATTGAGGAAGCTAAGGGCAGAATTGGGTAAGCTGACGTTGACGGACTATAAAGCATATTTGCGGTTAAATGGGTTGAGGTTATCAGGTACAAAGGAAGAATGTATACAGAGGATCATAGAGCATTGGAG GATGAAAGATGGAAATGGTCAAAGACAATATCCCAGATCATCATTTACCATAAACTGCACCG GTGATGTATGTAAAGGAGATGTTGTATTATTCAAACAGAAAGTGTACAAGAA GTTTGACAAGATGACCAGGGGTGGAGAACAATTAGGGAAGAGAACCATCGCTGGGAGAATTGTCAAGGAGAGTTATGGTGCTGCCAAACAGCAGCATACCTTTACG GTTGAGGTATTATGGAGCCAAGGAGTTAAAAAACTTCCTCCACTTTTTCCGTTGCTCGTGAAGGGACGAAACCTATATAAATTGAAGACTTTCAGACAG AGATggaagaatgaaaaggaaagaTTGGAAGTGCTAGCAGAGAAGCACAAACGTGGAGAAGCAGCAAGATTAATTAGAGCAaaaagaaaatcaagatcaataaagCCGACAAAAGCATCCTCTAAAAATCAAG TTACCAAGCATCAGAAACTTGATCATCATAGGAGGCCAAGCGAAATGACGCAACCAAGCAATGGAAAGAAACATAATTGTTCTAATGATGAACGTGGGAAAGCAATGGTAGGAAACAAAAGAACGAAACACCACCAGCGAAAGCCTCGTCCACCTGGAAGATTGAATTTGACAGAGTCCAGAAACAGTAGACCCCCTATGAGGAATCCAAACTTTGTGCCTGCCTTTAGGGAGACCCCATTGCCGCTTAATTATCCTTCAGCGAATAATTCCCTCCATTTTGAATCAGATGCTTATAGCCACAGAGTACCATATTCGTATTCATCTAACTGGGGTTCAGCACCAAGATCACATTTAAGCTCTTACTCTTATGCTCCGCCTGCTCCAGAACATCAACAATATGGTCACGGAAGCTATCCAAATTCTTCATACACTAGGTATGTATCTCAGTCTAGTAATTTTCCGTATTCCCCTGGCATGGTGGGTACTCACAGATCATCAGGTTCAACTCCATTTGTAAACTATGAACGTAGATGGAACCCTTAG
- the LOC132621687 gene encoding zinc finger CCCH domain-containing protein 62 isoform X3: MDNLGYSQYQCFRKLRKLRAELGKLTLTDYKAYLRLNGLRLSGTKEECIQRIIEHWRMKDGNGQRQYPRSSFTINCTGDVCKGDVVLFKQKVYKKFDKMTRGGEQLGKRTIAGRIVKESYGAAKQQHTFTVEVLWSQGVKKLPPLFPLLVKGRNLYKLKTFRQRWKNEKERLEVLAEKHKRGEAARLIRAKRKSRSIKPTKASSKNQVTKHQKLDHHRRPSEMTQPSNGKKHNCSNDERGKAMVGNKRTKHHQRKPRPPGRLNLTESRNSRPPMRNPNFVPAFRETPLPLNYPSANNSLHFESDAYSHRVPYSYSSNWGSAPRSHLSSYSYAPPAPEHQQYGHGSYPNSSYTRYVSQSSNFPYSPGMVGTHRSSGSTPFVNYERRWNP; the protein is encoded by the exons ATGGACAATTTGGGGTATTCTCAATATCAAT GTTTTAGAAAATTGAGGAAGCTAAGGGCAGAATTGGGTAAGCTGACGTTGACGGACTATAAAGCATATTTGCGGTTAAATGGGTTGAGGTTATCAGGTACAAAGGAAGAATGTATACAGAGGATCATAGAGCATTGGAG GATGAAAGATGGAAATGGTCAAAGACAATATCCCAGATCATCATTTACCATAAACTGCACCG GTGATGTATGTAAAGGAGATGTTGTATTATTCAAACAGAAAGTGTACAAGAA GTTTGACAAGATGACCAGGGGTGGAGAACAATTAGGGAAGAGAACCATCGCTGGGAGAATTGTCAAGGAGAGTTATGGTGCTGCCAAACAGCAGCATACCTTTACG GTTGAGGTATTATGGAGCCAAGGAGTTAAAAAACTTCCTCCACTTTTTCCGTTGCTCGTGAAGGGACGAAACCTATATAAATTGAAGACTTTCAGACAG AGATggaagaatgaaaaggaaagaTTGGAAGTGCTAGCAGAGAAGCACAAACGTGGAGAAGCAGCAAGATTAATTAGAGCAaaaagaaaatcaagatcaataaagCCGACAAAAGCATCCTCTAAAAATCAAG TTACCAAGCATCAGAAACTTGATCATCATAGGAGGCCAAGCGAAATGACGCAACCAAGCAATGGAAAGAAACATAATTGTTCTAATGATGAACGTGGGAAAGCAATGGTAGGAAACAAAAGAACGAAACACCACCAGCGAAAGCCTCGTCCACCTGGAAGATTGAATTTGACAGAGTCCAGAAACAGTAGACCCCCTATGAGGAATCCAAACTTTGTGCCTGCCTTTAGGGAGACCCCATTGCCGCTTAATTATCCTTCAGCGAATAATTCCCTCCATTTTGAATCAGATGCTTATAGCCACAGAGTACCATATTCGTATTCATCTAACTGGGGTTCAGCACCAAGATCACATTTAAGCTCTTACTCTTATGCTCCGCCTGCTCCAGAACATCAACAATATGGTCACGGAAGCTATCCAAATTCTTCATACACTAGGTATGTATCTCAGTCTAGTAATTTTCCGTATTCCCCTGGCATGGTGGGTACTCACAGATCATCAGGTTCAACTCCATTTGTAAACTATGAACGTAGATGGAACCCTTAG
- the LOC132621687 gene encoding zinc finger CCCH domain-containing protein 62 isoform X4, translating into MTKRSRANRSVISSSSEQENGEEEALSESDDDFNATSTDDFESSASSESEGDEEESSSSSGSQQHDIEEEADRVLRILQGFRKLRKLRAELGKLTLTDYKAYLRLNGLRLSGTKEECIQRIIEHWRMKDGNGQRQYPRSSFTINCTGDVCKGDVVLFKQKVYKKFDKMTRGGEQLGKRTIAGRIVKESYGAAKQQHTFTVEVLWSQGVKKLPPLFPLLVKGRNLYKLKTFRQRWKNEKERLEVLAEKHKRGEAARLIRAKRKSRSIKPTKASSKNQVFGTCSYQASET; encoded by the exons ATGACGAAGAGGAGTAGAGCAAATCGCAGTGTTATTTCCTCTTCTTCCGAACAAGAAAATGGAGAAGAAGAAGCATTATCAGAATCGGATGACGATTTTAATGCCACCAGTACAGATGATTTTGAGTCCTCCGCATCAAG CGAGAGCGAGGGTGATGAGGAggagtcttcttcttcttccgggTCTCAACAACATGATATCGAAGAGGAAGCCGACAGAGTCCTTCGCATTCTCCAAG GTTTTAGAAAATTGAGGAAGCTAAGGGCAGAATTGGGTAAGCTGACGTTGACGGACTATAAAGCATATTTGCGGTTAAATGGGTTGAGGTTATCAGGTACAAAGGAAGAATGTATACAGAGGATCATAGAGCATTGGAG GATGAAAGATGGAAATGGTCAAAGACAATATCCCAGATCATCATTTACCATAAACTGCACCG GTGATGTATGTAAAGGAGATGTTGTATTATTCAAACAGAAAGTGTACAAGAA GTTTGACAAGATGACCAGGGGTGGAGAACAATTAGGGAAGAGAACCATCGCTGGGAGAATTGTCAAGGAGAGTTATGGTGCTGCCAAACAGCAGCATACCTTTACG GTTGAGGTATTATGGAGCCAAGGAGTTAAAAAACTTCCTCCACTTTTTCCGTTGCTCGTGAAGGGACGAAACCTATATAAATTGAAGACTTTCAGACAG AGATggaagaatgaaaaggaaagaTTGGAAGTGCTAGCAGAGAAGCACAAACGTGGAGAAGCAGCAAGATTAATTAGAGCAaaaagaaaatcaagatcaataaagCCGACAAAAGCATCCTCTAAAAATCAAG TTTTTGGTACATGTAGTTACCAAGCATCAGAAACTTGA
- the LOC132623599 gene encoding uncharacterized protein LOC132623599, with protein MRNMASSASSKGIAAIVGVGPNLGRSVARKFAHEGYTVAILARDLGRLSRFADEIAREEKAQVFAIRIDCSDLRSVREAFEGVLSLGSVEVLVYNAYNQQPVSWNPTIFTDIRVEQFEKSIAVSSVGAFHCAQQVLPGMVERGRGTVLFSGCSASLNGIAGYSELCCGKFAMRALSQCLVKEFQPLGIHVAHVIIHGIVGAPRGAVASTSQHRLLVGEQEEESRGRDGLMDPDALAQTYWHLHIQDRSAWTQEIDLHPSNQRYM; from the exons ATGCGGAACATGGCTAGTTCCGCCTCATCCAAAGGCATCGCCGCCATTGTGGGCGTTGGGCCTAACCTCGGCCGCTCCGTCGCTCGCAAGTTCGCCCATGAAGGCTATACAGTTGCTATACTCGCCCGTGACTTGG GTAGATTATCAAGATTTGCTGACGAGATAGCGAGAGAAGAAAAGGCACAGGTGTTTGCTATTCGAATCGATTGCTCCGATTTACGAAGTGTAAGAGAGGCATTTGAGGGAGTTCTATCACTGGGTTCTGTTGAAGTCTTGGTTTATAATGCATATAATCAGCAACCAGTGTCTTGGAACCCCACAATTTTTACAGACATTAGAGTTGAACAATTCGAAAAATCTATCGCCGTCTCTTCCGTCGGCGCCTTCCACTGCGCTCAACAG GTACTACCAGGAATGGTGGAAAGAGGAAGAGGGACGGTTCTCTTTAGTGGTTGCTCAGCTTCTCTTAATGGCATTGCCGGCTACTCTGAATTAT GCTGTGGGAAGTTTGCAATGAGAGCCTTATCGCAATGTCTGGTAAAAGAGTTCCAGCCACTAGGAATACACGTGGCGCATGTCATCATCCACGGCATCGTCGGCGCACCTCG GGGGGCAGTGGCATCGACTTCACAGCATAGATTGTTGGTTGGGGAACAAGAAGAAGAAAGCCGAGGAAGGGACGGTTTGATGGACCCTGACGCGCTGGCGCAGACCTACTGGCACTTGCACATTCAAGATAGATCTGCTTGGACCCAAGAGATTGATCTTCATCCCTCCAACCAAAGATATATGTAG
- the LOC132621687 gene encoding zinc finger CCCH domain-containing protein 62 isoform X1, whose protein sequence is MTKRSRANRSVISSSSEQENGEEEALSESDDDFNATSTDDFESSASSESEGDEEESSSSSGSQQHDIEEEADRVLRILQGFRKLRKLRAELGKLTLTDYKAYLRLNGLRLSGTKEECIQRIIEHWRMKDGNGQRQYPRSSFTINCTGDVCKGDVVLFKQKVYKKFDKMTRGGEQLGKRTIAGRIVKESYGAAKQQHTFTVEVLWSQGVKKLPPLFPLLVKGRNLYKLKTFRQRWKNEKERLEVLAEKHKRGEAARLIRAKRKSRSIKPTKASSKNQVTKHQKLDHHRRPSEMTQPSNGKKHNCSNDERGKAMVGNKRTKHHQRKPRPPGRLNLTESRNSRPPMRNPNFVPAFRETPLPLNYPSANNSLHFESDAYSHRVPYSYSSNWGSAPRSHLSSYSYAPPAPEHQQYGHGSYPNSSYTRYVSQSSNFPYSPGMVGTHRSSGSTPFVNYERRWNP, encoded by the exons ATGACGAAGAGGAGTAGAGCAAATCGCAGTGTTATTTCCTCTTCTTCCGAACAAGAAAATGGAGAAGAAGAAGCATTATCAGAATCGGATGACGATTTTAATGCCACCAGTACAGATGATTTTGAGTCCTCCGCATCAAG CGAGAGCGAGGGTGATGAGGAggagtcttcttcttcttccgggTCTCAACAACATGATATCGAAGAGGAAGCCGACAGAGTCCTTCGCATTCTCCAAG GTTTTAGAAAATTGAGGAAGCTAAGGGCAGAATTGGGTAAGCTGACGTTGACGGACTATAAAGCATATTTGCGGTTAAATGGGTTGAGGTTATCAGGTACAAAGGAAGAATGTATACAGAGGATCATAGAGCATTGGAG GATGAAAGATGGAAATGGTCAAAGACAATATCCCAGATCATCATTTACCATAAACTGCACCG GTGATGTATGTAAAGGAGATGTTGTATTATTCAAACAGAAAGTGTACAAGAA GTTTGACAAGATGACCAGGGGTGGAGAACAATTAGGGAAGAGAACCATCGCTGGGAGAATTGTCAAGGAGAGTTATGGTGCTGCCAAACAGCAGCATACCTTTACG GTTGAGGTATTATGGAGCCAAGGAGTTAAAAAACTTCCTCCACTTTTTCCGTTGCTCGTGAAGGGACGAAACCTATATAAATTGAAGACTTTCAGACAG AGATggaagaatgaaaaggaaagaTTGGAAGTGCTAGCAGAGAAGCACAAACGTGGAGAAGCAGCAAGATTAATTAGAGCAaaaagaaaatcaagatcaataaagCCGACAAAAGCATCCTCTAAAAATCAAG TTACCAAGCATCAGAAACTTGATCATCATAGGAGGCCAAGCGAAATGACGCAACCAAGCAATGGAAAGAAACATAATTGTTCTAATGATGAACGTGGGAAAGCAATGGTAGGAAACAAAAGAACGAAACACCACCAGCGAAAGCCTCGTCCACCTGGAAGATTGAATTTGACAGAGTCCAGAAACAGTAGACCCCCTATGAGGAATCCAAACTTTGTGCCTGCCTTTAGGGAGACCCCATTGCCGCTTAATTATCCTTCAGCGAATAATTCCCTCCATTTTGAATCAGATGCTTATAGCCACAGAGTACCATATTCGTATTCATCTAACTGGGGTTCAGCACCAAGATCACATTTAAGCTCTTACTCTTATGCTCCGCCTGCTCCAGAACATCAACAATATGGTCACGGAAGCTATCCAAATTCTTCATACACTAGGTATGTATCTCAGTCTAGTAATTTTCCGTATTCCCCTGGCATGGTGGGTACTCACAGATCATCAGGTTCAACTCCATTTGTAAACTATGAACGTAGATGGAACCCTTAG